Below is a window of Ananas comosus cultivar F153 linkage group 9, ASM154086v1, whole genome shotgun sequence DNA.
tttaatttttataattcatTACTCATCCTTCTTATTTTTTACTCCAAAAACAGTTTCTACTGGTTTTTAGATAGAACTCGGGCAGCGGAATAGAATGAAACTGCAACTTCAAGTATGGCATTCTATTAGTCTACCTAAGCTAAGGTTGATTGGTTTTATATTGTATGCAGGACGGTGCATACATAGCATGTAAGTTCGGAAACTGTACAATGAACGAAAAGTGCATGCGATTGGCGTGCCCTTTTCAAATGGAGTGGCTCCACAGCGCGACGTCCTCGCCGCTCTCGTCCTCGCGGCCGCTCCCCCACATCGCGGGGGGATCGATCAGCATCCCCCGCGCCATGTCGACGTACATTCCGTAGTCGCACAGCCCGTCGTCGGCCGCGTACGACGAATATTCGATCTCCGCCCTGGCCGCGGCCGCCGCATTGCCGTTACCGGAGTCACCGCAGGCAGAGGGCGTCGGCAGCGGGGGGCGGAacgcctcggcggcggcggcggcggccttgCGAATGTCGCGGGGGTCGCGGCTTTCGGGGAGGCGGAGGACGCGGGGGGAGTCGGCGAAGTTGAGGCAGGCGGCGCGGCCGCGGAGGGCCAGCGCCGCCACGTCGTGCGCGCGCGCCGCCATCTCGGCTGTCGGGAACGTCCCGAGCCAAATTCGCGCATTGCTGCGGGCACCGCCGCCGGGGCCGTTGTTGGGCTCGCGCACCTCGCAGACCCACCGTTCGCCGCCCCGCTGCCGCACGCCTTTGTAAACCGGGTGCCGCGTCTCGCGGAATTTCGTCCTCCCGGCGCGCCGCTTCGGGGGCGCGGACGACACCGTCGCGTACAATGCCGATGCCGAGGCCGATGCCGATGCGGCGTCGTCGTCGCAGTGTGGAGAGTAGTTAATGttggtggtggaggtggaggggtTAAGCGAcatgtttggttggggttttGAAGTGATGAGGAGTGGGAGTAGCAACTGTAAATTAATTGGAGGGAAAGAAGGGGGGGTTCGGGttatatgaatgaatgaaagagGGAGTGTAAGTCGCACTCGGAACGCGGTTAACTCGGAATGCCAGGTTGGAGTTGGGATGAGGGAGGGAAGGAGGGCGGAAGGAAATTAAGGGGGGGCCTGCCGGGCTGACAGCTGGGATTCGTCATCCAGAAGNACGTCGTATATTAGTAGTCTCTCTCCCAATGCTTACGGAGAAAATTAGCttagagaaggagagagaatagAATTTGATGTAATCAACGATTTAAGTATTCATCGGTACGAATTGTATCTATTATGTCGTATCATGTCAATAAAATATCGGCACAATACAATCTCAGTGTCAATAgcacaactcaaaactctcgattttttaaattagtaagtaattttctcatcGATTATCCCTTCGGCAAGTGAAAAAGGGCTTAGTAGTTGGTATTCAAgggatctcaagttcgaatcctaattgattcatatttctagctaagtttatttctaaataaaataaacgaagcgggtagcgtgctacctatctctctctctctctctcaaaaaaaaaagatatctaAGGTCTCAAATTTGAAGATCcgttgcttcatatttttagttaaatttaattttttaaaaacaaacgaaacgaatagtgtattatatatctttctctaaaaaataaagggttattttgaattggctatctaatttttaaaaattttgatattattaactttcaatttgtttgatttgagtaagtTAATGATACTTTGCTTTCAGAATCTGAATAagtcgtttatttttataaagtctAGTTAGTATACTTTGTACAATTCTGGtagttataaatttattaaagtgagtaattaatttaaattttgaagtaaaaaagTCTCGTTGATTGACTTACCTAAACAAATAGAAGAATTGgatagttgattcaaaatagttcataatttatattagttttgtatattttttttatccaaaaatgcaaaattattattcaatttttaaaactttaattattaaaaagcAAAGCTTTCTTATCTGATatcatactaaaaaaaaaaaatcatatattttgTTATCATTTTTGTTGTTGCTTGTTTGTAAGCTACTTAAACAACCCTCGATAATTGACTTCTAAACACCCCTTGATCACACTTTTTTTGTACCGTAATTAAACTTTGGAAAGTGATATTATCAAAGCGTGTTTATTATTTCTGAAGCAAAATAATTCAAACCATGATTAAATATGTATTTATTCTGACGGTGTCAAAACATGCTTTGACAATAACAGTTCCTTTTTAGCTttccatataatttttataccaATTTATTCGATCGAGTACATGAAATGCACacttttgttaattattatgTTTCAAAAACAATGTAATATTAATAATCAAGATCAAATTGTCATTTTTCAAAAGTGTTATTAGTTAGACGAGTAATTTAACCACTGATTCGATTGGTGTAATAAGTGTCCAACTGATCcaatcaaactatatatattctaactagtttttatacccaaacatcATGTTTTAaaggggaaaaataaaaaaagggccAATTTGATGGCGTTTTGTCGCGAGGGATTGTTAAGttactatcaagttgttttcaagaACAAGTTCCGTAGGATATGGTTGGGTCTGATTGACGGGCACACGCATCGGGTGTTGTTTTTGGACTTGACTTTGGATTCGATGGATTTGGATCCGGTTAGGTGCATGGGGCCCACATAAATGGTGACCGTTTATTTGGCCGTTATTTGCAAGTTGGTACTACGCCATACATTTTACATATAAGTACGTTCCCCTAAAACACGCTTGTTACAAGTTGTGGGTCACCGAGAGAGACGGCCTAAATCGTCCATTATATGCAATGCATGAATATTAAAATAGTGATCAACTAGGAAAAACACCCACGCTTTGCAGCGGATAGAAATCctaatagtaattaataataataaaatattaaatatttttttgtgtatcTCATTTGATACATCTACCGAAAGTATCTCACTGTAGGCGGCAGATAAGAATCTGACGATGCATTCTCCGGCGATGGTGATAGTAACGGCGACGACGATCTCTCCTACTGCGGCAGAAGAGGGAATTGGGCGCAcattagtgagagagagggagcgagGAAAGGAGGCGATGGTGTATAGCTAAAGATGAGAGATAGAGAATTGATGAACAAATtggtaataaataattagtagtTCGGTAGAAGAAGGAAAATGGGCTATGATGAATAATTGGAGATAGAGAGGTTAGGATCGTAGATAGTAGTAtgaccatttaaatatattaattgaaagtttggtagtaGAACCATTTACATTAATTGAATGTATAGTGGAGAAGGTAGTGAGACTATTAAAAtgcactaattgaaagtttgattaaTGGGACCGTTAAAatgcatattaaaaatttagtgaaCATGATAAATAATTGGAGATAGAGAGATTAGGATCGTAGatatactaattgaaagtttggtagtggaaccatttacattaattgaaagtatagtGGAGGAAAAGTAGTGGAATCATTTAAATAcactaattaaaagtttgattaATGGGACCGTTAAAatgcatattaaaaatttagtaatgaaaagaagaagagtcacatgctagtgagggtgaagaaaaacttgccACGAGGCAACAAATATTGAGAattcatatagtttaatagataGTTAATTGTACGGTTACTCTTTCCAGTGATTTTCacagaaatataatttttttcattaataataGCAGTTTCAGGTCTCTCGTACACTTAATTTTACTCCcatgattataataatttatactaattttactcccatgatgataataatgattaaaatttataatttttaaaattacaaattttaaaatttaaaatttaaaatgtttaattttaaattttaaaatttgatattttaatttttttattttagaatttgatattttgtatttttaaattaaaatttcatctaaatTTNNNNaaattaattttttaaaattataaatttgagattttaaaattttaaattttaattttgatttttaaaatttaaaagtttatattttaaattttaaaatataaatataaaatataaaaattcaaattataataaaaagaaaagaataatattattattttttatttataactgcccactttaattcttattcgatcttatctaaccaaacgctatttttcttatttttagaaataatccaattatcatccaaacactaaattgatctaattctcgcttatacctcaatttatatctatcccCGGAATatccactttttgcttatccttgAACCAACCGATACTTGAAGGACCGTTTgattgcatgcagttgaaattGCATGTATATGCAACTCGGTGTTTTGTTTGACGTATTGAACTTCAATTGTTGCGGTAGAAACTATAGGAGGAGatccaactacagcagttggaaCCACGCCCAAATTGAcacagttccaactgcagcaattAGAGAGACTAATTTTAAGCAAAAGGTATACTtatctcaattattttttaaataattttgttttttcacattgaaggtaatctcacaatcatatttatatataataataataataaaattttaaaattatttttcaactgcatacaaccaaacaaattatttatagttgcagcGCCTTTTattatatcaaaccaaacagaATGTAAAATTGcaactactatattttcaattatataaatttttttttgagagataggtagcatgctccccgcttcgtttatttcatttaaaaataaacttgattagaaatgtgaatcagctagtatttgaacttgggatctcggataccaaccaccaaatcctttgccacttgcgttagaaaCAATtggtaattatatatatttttaactgtaCTGTATTTGTAATTACATTAAATCAAACGGTCCTTAAACTCATATATGGTGTGCCGTAGGTGACGGCTCCAGAGACTCTTCTGGAATATTGGATCTCTGGGACACGTTTTTACAGTTgggatttgttttgtttttttgaagCTTCTTTTTCCCGCCGAGGACAGTTGCGATCGGTTGGTCGAGGCAACTTGAGAAGAGCGCGTAGCAGGCGTAACATCAGACTGGACCGCCGCCCCCCCCTCCCGCCCCCCCCACTgcttttaacttttaaccaagtcggctaaaaatttgattatgGTCGGCTGTTTCCGCGAAAGTTCGGTGATGAACTCGCGAGTCCGTTCGTCCGTGTTTGGGTATAGCGACAAACTCAGACTTCTGTGGGGCCCGCGCGGCCTGCACGCAGGGTCAGTCTCACGCAGCGGCAATTCGCTTACGGCACGAGCTCGCAACTTCGAGAGAGTTCCACGAAAACAAATACACTTGGTGCCCAAGGCCTATTATTCTACTTCTGATCATAGTTAGTTGatttggattcggcaaaaattcgatacgggtataatttggataaaatttgtcttctaatttttaaattcgctaaaaaatatggctaaaaaacagattcgtcaattattcggatacgtgatttatacggatattatacattcaccaattaaaaattcaggataaaaaatttagctattaaaaataaaattacttgaataaaattaatattccCAAAGCAATAGCATTGATGGGACCCGCTCTCTCGAGATGCAAAAACAtgtttaaaaatgaaaattaatattcCCAAAGCAATTTTTACTATTGTCAAAAACAAATAGCCTAAAACATGATGGGATATAGTAAAACACTATTTGCACATTTAAGAGCTTAAATGGCCATCACTGGCGCAAGTAGTAAAAGGCTTAGTGTTTAgtacccgaggtctcaagtttgaatcttagttgattcatatttctagctaaatttatttctaaaaaaataaacgaagtagataacatgctatctatctctctctcaaaaaaaaaaaaagaaaaaaaaagaaagcttaCCAGCAAAAGATTTAGacaattatttaatatttgtattaaaaaataagggTACCAAGAGTATTAGGTGGCCAAGCTAAAAAGAGAGCTTTGAGGTATTCGAATAAGTCATTTCTCACAAGAAAGAGCAATTCAGAGAATCATTTAACATAAGCAATTTGCACAAAGAAGCAAAGAGCAGATAAATACAGAATTTACATGGAGCAGTGTGTGAATAaatcaaaagttcaaatatttAACACCTGCAAGTAGTTCTCGATGATCGACATCGCCGAAGATCGGTATCCCGACCCGAACAGGTTGTAGTGATTCAAGTAGTGGTACAGCATGTAGAGGTCCCTCCGGTTCTCGAAACCTGGCTGTTTCGGCATAACCTGTGTACGAAATATATagacattaaaaataaaacttctcACTTACAGCAGAAGAAATGAGATCCTAGATATGATGAGAAAATTATGTGACAGGAAATAGGCAGAAAAATCGGATTGGACTTGTAGAGGCAAGAGATTAGCAGAGTTCATCATCTGTTTAAGCGAGAGATTACGAATCACATCGCAACATGTTCAAAGTTTGGGAACTAGAACTCTGAACAATTAGTCCCTGCTGACTGCGATTATTGAATTATGCGTTGACTACACTGCTGTCGGCTCTGTAAATTAGTCCTTTAATTTTTCTCTACTGTATTTAGTCCTTAATATCTGTTCATATAGCTAGAAGTTGGTCTCAAGTTTCcagttatacaaattattatgtTTCTGTTCTTCGATCTTCTATTATGACAAAGAAGATACCTCAAAATAGGAATTATAAAATGATCCGCCAAATCCAGCGCACCATGACATCCCAAATTCTGCCTCATTGTGCCCATCTGTGCATCGAAAACGAATTAATTAGTATAAAGATTTTCCAGGCAACATTTGTATCAATAGAATAAATCAAAAGTGAAACTTTTGAGAGAAAATTTGAACATTTAAAAAGACGTACCTCATAAATCAAATGCTCAAATTTTCTACCGAGGAATAATTTCATCATCCAAATTATGATCAAAATATTGTTGCACAAATTTTCCGTTTTCCACTCACAGATAGGATTTCTTGTGTAAAATATTTGTCAAGCATAGAGGACCTAAATGTCAATGGTTTTTGATATTCAGTGTTTCTGTATCATTACTTGGTTTCAAAATCAGTATTGAAGTATGAAATAATCACTGAAATGAACTTACAGTAGCATGCTGGATCCAATATAATAGGATCACCATTCTTGTCAGCGCTTATGTTTCCACTCCACAAATCTCCATGGAGTAAGCATGGCTCAAGCACGGCACCTTCAAAAAGTGGCCGCAAGTTCTTCATCAGTCGTTGACCTgcaaacaaaaattcaaaaaaatatccGCATAAGGTTGAATGTTCTTCAACAGCCATTTTACATGTTGAAggaaaattttgagaaaactaCTGCATTAGATTTCTTCTCCCTTCTCCATTTTCTTTCTTGAGTCTACTTccccctcctcttctttttttcttttttctttagtGTTGTTGACTTGCCTCCTTATGCCTCAATTTACATCATATCACATCACTCTAATGCTTTCTGTTCAAAAGAGAATTTCAGGATAATATCCAACAAAATGGAGGAAAGGACATCGATGAGGAATCAAATAGATAGCATCCATATCTTTCTGAAAGATATTCtaaattttgatcaatttttctttacCTCCTTATATAAGTATTACGCTTTATCCATGATTGATTAAGTTCCTGTTGTGCAAAATAAGTGATTCATCAATAACCAACATAAAACCAACCATAATAGTTGAGACACATATACATAGAACTGAACACCATATAACATAGTAGAGACACATATACGTAGAACTGAACACCATATTACAAAGAAAGCATGTAGAAAGTTGCTGTTTCAAGAATCAAAATACCTTTTTCATATATGCTCGAATCCCCAAACTGGTTCTGCGCTAATGTTAATTGGTATCCTAGCCTATGCTCGGCAAAAAACTCGATCCAATCTGAAGTCCAAGTGTTTATCTGTGGAGTACTAAAGAAAGACAATCATATGAATTGGAACACGTCTGAAAAAGATAGAGATATTAGTTGGGAAATCAAAGGTAGGGGAATTTATGTAAGGTTTCTAGGAGTCGATAAAACTTATATTCTACAAGAGTGCATGTACAAACAGATGATTTCATAGgggtatataaatatataaaaccaGTTTCAATACTGATTTGTGAGAGTTTGATAAGTCCAAGAAAGGAATTTCACCTGCCGATAGTATTGTCAACAGGAAACCCAAAACCCTTGTCGGATTTTGCGGCTTTATGCATTTCGGCGAGCTTTCGTCCTAGAACTGACTGAAGACAAAATACTCCGTTAAAGGGAGATTAAAGCAACGCTTGCATTTGATATATAGCACATGCACTAGCATCACCTGACTTCCCCTAGAGGTTCCGAATTCAATGAATTCCATAATGATAAAGGAACCACCAGTTGGTAAAGATCCAACCTAAAATTCGGAATTGAAGAAGTTTCTATCATTAGCTACAACCAACTAGTTATGTCACAAGAACTTTGTCATAGATCGAAGCTAACTCGCAGGAAATCCCCTAAAAATACCGAAATATTCAGTGTCAAAGAAaggtaaagaaataaattacaCTCTTAAACTACAAGATTAGAACACTTTGCCGCCATCAGTGTTTAGTTCGAAACTATATGTCACTCCATTCATAAGACAATGAGgcaaaattttagtttcaaacTTTCATGAAGGCAATATggagattgtttttttttttttcttttgttttttttgactTGAGATAATCGTGATATTTATTAGGGGATTTGCTGCATTTTGATCTAAATATAAAGATACAAATTCTTCTACCTTAAATGGCAGGGGAACACGAATTGATTTGGTGTCATACATTGCACGCAAACCAAGGGCCTCGCCTTCAAACATTGACGGTCCAATCCTTCTGAACACGGTTACAAAACAATAGAGATCGGTTTCACAAACTACAGCTTACATGTAAACAACAGGAAAAtaaatagaggaaaaaaaaaataacaggaAGACTTATTGAATCGAAAAATTGTTTCAGATAGTCAATTTTGCTTTTCCAACTTTTTATCTTCCATTTTTATTCCCATTTTGACGAAAAGTCTCAGAACCGAGACGAAAATGTAATCAATATGAATACAACATCAAAACAGTATTGACTGCTAAGTCATACAGTATCAGTATATTCATTTTAGCCCGAATATTGTCTGAAGTTTGCAGCAAAATAAATGAGTACACAAGGCACGGTCATGTACATATATCtgaaaaaaagggggaaaaaacttCTCTCTAATTTCGAATATTAACGTTATTTGTTTCAGTAAAATAACTTGGTATACCTGTTCGTCTTTACAAAGAAGGAACCAGAATCAGTATCATAGCGGCTCGCGTGATTGATGCACCCGCCGCCGATAGGACTTATCCTTGTAATCTGCGTGGCCTTTCCTTCGGTCAGAATCCATTCACGGATCGGATCATCGTTTAATGCCGCCACTGTGAATGATGAAAGTACGAAATCCTATCAAACTAGAAGCAGAGGTTCTATAACAACAATCGGAATATTAAGCTATACAAGCAACATCAAATAGGTAACTATAGATGCTTAAGATGCTGAGATTTCATAAAAGGACCATCCCTTGTAGAATAATTCAAGGGGCAAAAATGCATAGAAAGCATATAACAACAGGCCATTTAggctattttttctattttatctcATTAATAAATTGCACAGAGAATCACCCTGCATCCTACAGTCAGAAAAAAAGTTAAGAAGAGAAACTTTAGCTGTTTTGATTAACTGCTCTCTAAACTatcatttattttgatttgagttatatCCCGTCAACAGCACGGGGTATTTCGTTAACTTAATCAGCTACGCTGTCGAATTTCATGACTCAACTAACTCGTCGGCTgaaaaaaatgtgaattttgttAGCAACTAATAACCGACGGCGGCTAAGGCCTCGTTAgccttttctttgcttttttttcaaTCACTAATTCTACATAATTTGACGAACCGGCGAAAGgacttttttttgttgtcaTGATTGATTAGCTAGCAATTTTTTGAACAAAATTAGAAGGAAATAAATAAttgttttcagatttttttaacttttggttTCAAAATAAATACTTCAAAAGCTATCCACTCCTACACATTTTTACGTTAACCAAACAAGATACCAAACGAGGCCTTACAAAGCTGTTGATTTCAgcgaaattcgaattttaatCGACTAAAGCAACTCAGATCAAAACTAACAAAAGTTTCGGGGGTCTCAATTGAAAGAAACAAACGCAAGCTCAGGGGACTGTTTCGAAAGAGGCCTATAGTTAGATGGCTCTTCTTGCTACAATCCTCCATGGACTACATTGCGAACTTCGATTAATTGCTCGGATcaggtatatgtatatatatatatatagagagagagagagagagagagagagagagagagagagctcactgATGAGTGCGGAGGGAGAGGAGCGGTAGGGTTTGGGGAGAGAGAAGCgacgagaggaggaggaggaagaggaagggaaaaggagagaggcggaggaggagaggaggagaccTGCCACGTGCGCCATGTCTCCGCCCTCCACATGCTCACTCTACTCGCACTCCCTATCCATCTCATTCCCTTATAGTAAGTACATACTTttgcatgcacctggtgcaccgtgcacagtagttttttttttttttgtggtaaaTGCATATAAAACTTGTCtcaattatgattttttttttttttttttattttacggACCGTTCCTAGCACAGGTGTTAAAGGGCTTGGGGATTGATTCCCCATgtcccaaattcaaattctaattgattcatatttttagctaaatttatttttaaaaaaaatgaagcgggtaacatgctatatttctctctctcaaaaaaaaaaaaaaaaacattttgatttggttatcaaataattcaaaattttaatttactaattaatctttcaatttatttaatttgagtcagtcaataaCACTTTGACTTCATAATTTGAATGTCTGCTtatttttacaagtttaattggtatactttatataattttggcgattataaatttattaaaatcaaaGCACCGCTGACTCTCTAAAATCAAACATTGAAAGGTTGagtaataaaactaaaattttaaaagattggatagtccATTTAAAATGGTCTATTATTTAAGTAAGTTTTGTACGTTATTGACCTAATATTTCTAGCGGTGATTGAAATTtaagatttcaaattcgaaatcTAGTGCACATACTTTTGAGGTCATGTTATATGTTACGTGATAGCCACGAATCTTAAAATTGTGAGAACATTCAATTTAATAATCGTGTGTACTTACATAAAgagctattttatttattattttcacatCCAACTCCtttctctattatatatatatatattttgttttgacAAAAATAGCGAACTATTCGTTTTTGTATTCTAATCGCAGTGATTGAAATAATCAGCTTCGTTTTCGACGCAAAAATGTACTGAAGAAGAGGTAGAGCACACTCCCATTATCAATCGAATTGGCATATACAAATCTACTCAAACGTAAAAAACAAAtgacacatatatatatatgatcaatctAGTCCCCGGATACTACAAAGAAGCAcgtttttttattcatattagtCCTGCTACAAAGATAATTTCCCAATTAACTACAATTTATtcttctcattttagtatctctATTATTATGTGTATAAATTTCTAGCCACAATACTTGTACTTGAGCACTGAAGAACACTTTAGCCAAAGTCAAGGGATGCTGCATCAGAACAAGATCATGTTAGAAAACAGTAGAAACTGGAATTATGAGCCATTTGTTAAGAAATGCAATTTACGCAGGACTAGACTGCGATTAGAGATAAAAATTATGTTCTAAATTGTTGCAATTGGAACTCTAAGATGGGTGAAATCAACATTAaggttaaaatttcaaaactaattaaatttgtgaTAATTGACCGTCATAAGTTGTATTAGATTATGAGAGAGATTATTACATGCGACAATCGACGTTGGGGTCGATAGTAAACCCTAGGGAGACACCGCAAAGCCCTGGAAGGCGGGCGATGGCGGTGGCGTTGGGGTTGTAGGTCGTGATAAGCCCCATGAGGCAGCCGCACGCCGACCGTCGGTTGTCGACGGAATCTGCCGCGACATTATAGAGCGTCACCACCCCGTTGCAGCACGGCGTGCCTAATGACGGCTCCGGCGACCCAAAGGAAACAAAGCTAGAACAAGCCGCGATAAGAGATGTCACAGTACTACAGTCTATCGACCCAACCACCGTTGTCGCAAACAAAAGCAGCGTTAGCGTCACTGTCGCCATCACCGGAGCTCCGGCGATCCCTTGGTTCGTGAAACTAAGTGCCATGTCTCAAAATGGTAAGTTGAGTGGTAGTGTGAATGGTTCTTAAATTAGGGCTATTTTAGCATTGTGGTGTCACGTTGGTCGAGTGGTGTGATTCATGTGGTTAGGATGAGCAAACGGTCACTTTGTGTTGCTGCAAAGGTGTTGAATGAAAAATTGGAGCATTTTAGGTGATTAAGTAGCATTTAGTTAAAGATCCAATAATTTAGTTAGGTTTTCTAATTGAGCAAGTAAATATACGTTGGAAAAATCTTTCttatcttttattacaatattttttaaaaacaactcgaaaattcaatttcagctatagaaaaattctgaaacaaaattaaacaaaaatattagaaatataagATTTAGATAAGACCTGTAGATCAAGGTGTGTAGAGCACTGCCCTAAAAGCGAAATTATCTCTCCACGTGCGAGACTTCCAAGCAATTATTTCTAGCGATACAACAATCacgttccaccccgtcggcatACTTCTAAGGTGGCGCAAGACGAATCCAACAAGCTTTAGATCcagtaaaaaaaaactaggtgAAAATCCAGAAAGCAGAAAAAGACGAGAGGCTTTAGGTATGCTCAGGTTATTAATTAACTTATGCAACCTCGCCCTATATTTATAACCTAAGCgagaatcttgcttcaacgcgtcaaatcagtgtagaacaagataagcctaagattatacggatAATGATCAGAATTtggataaagataaaaataagaattaaaataaaataaactgggTGTATGAATTGCACGCGCCGCCTGCCTGACTCGGCTTGTACTCGTGCTCGTGTCGTGCGTGTGTGTATTTAAACGAGAGCAttactctcattttcttccaagcaactagcttgagaacaagggaatatataaaaacaacaaacacTCTTTTGATTTCCAATTTGGGACTAAATATcacacataaaaattttagttgaGCTCCTCAAACGgcccattaataattattgggtTCTCAAGAGActttaacaagttttaaatcataacaaactcaataaaattcaataatatAAGTCATAGTTCTACTCAAGGTTGTATTAACAACCAACCaccatctctagagcaagtggttggtatccaaagttttaagttcgaattctatttgattcacattttcaattaagtttatttctaaataaaat
It encodes the following:
- the LOC109715039 gene encoding dehydration-responsive element-binding protein 1G-like, whose protein sequence is MSLNPSTSTTNINYSPHCDDDAASASASASALYATVSSAPPKRRAGRTKFRETRHPVYKGVRQRGGERWVCEVREPNNGPGGGARSNARIWLGTFPTAEMAARAHDVAALALRGRAACLNFADSPRVLRLPESRDPRDIRKAAAAAAEAFRPPLPTPSACGDSGNGNAAAAARAEIEYSSYAADDGLCDYGMYVDMARGMLIDPPAMWGSGREDESGEDVALWSHSI
- the LOC109714737 gene encoding protein-ribulosamine 3-kinase, chloroplastic, with protein sequence MAHVAGLLLSSSASLLFPSSSSSSSRRFSLPKPYRSSPSALIMAALNDDPIREWILTEGKATQITRISPIGGGCINHASRYDTDSGSFFVKTNRRIGPSMFEGEALGLRAMYDTKSIRVPLPFKVGSLPTGGSFIIMEFIEFGTSRGSQSVLGRKLAEMHKAAKSDKGFGFPVDNTIGSTPQINTWTSDWIEFFAEHRLGYQLTLAQNQFGDSSIYEKGQRLMKNLRPLFEGAVLEPCLLHGDLWSGNISADKNGDPIILDPACYYGHNEAEFGMSWCAGFGGSFYNSYFEVMPKQPGFENRRDLYMLYHYLNHYNLFGSGYRSSAMSIIENYLQVLNI
- the LOC109714821 gene encoding putative non-specific lipid-transfer protein 14, with the translated sequence MALSFTNQGIAGAPVMATVTLTLLLFATTVVGSIDCSTVTSLIAACSSFVSFGSPEPSLGTPCCNGVVTLYNVAADSVDNRRSACGCLMGLITTYNPNATAIARLPGLCGVSLGFTIDPNVDCRIIP